The genomic window CAGAAAGGCCACTTATcaagaaagaacaaaattaaaatagTTTCTGCTGAACTGGAGTGAACAATCTGATCACATGGGACAGACTCATTCAGGGTCACAAAAAAACCACAATGTGATTTCCTCCACCTAGCCTATCCCTATGAACAAAACTTGACCTTTAAGGGCCCGATTTTCAAAAAAGCTGAGCTCCTTCACCTCCTATGGACTTCAGCTAGAGCTGTGGGAAATCAGGTATTCTGAAAAAAACCTAAATACACTCTAAAAATGGCCTGAAAAATTTTGCAGATATCCAAAGAAAGCAAAAGAGTTTGAATCAAGATTACATAGATGATGCACAGTGTTTCATGGAGACATAAGTTCAGTAGTTGAGCTTTTTGGACaaactgccccccccacacacccctgtgtcCCTCAGGTGTTTTAGTTTAGTTTGAAACCTGTTTCGTATAGACCCTGAGTCTGTTTCTGCTCTACATTATGTGTGTGGTAGAAGCTTATGCTTTAAAGAGTTCTAAGACATTTATTGGTTAAACATAAAATGGACAAGGAATATGTGAAAATAAGTTGcagtttgttgttttattttgtgttaGTCCAGGCTTCGAACACAATGTTCTGTATAGGAGCAGAAAAGCTTAAAACTATATGGCTCACTATTATTAGGCGACTGAATCAAGTTATTCAGCCACATTAAATCGTGTTTGAGACATTTTAGTGTGACCCCTGTTTTGTACAGAGCACTCTCTTTCTGCTCTGCATTACAGGTATATTTGTACTAACTGAAGTAATGAAATATCCTGGGTCTTCAAAGAACAGAATCCATGTTACAGGCACATTTCAAATTAGAACCAGCATAAATTCAAGTACTTCTGAAGTTGAAGTCATGTAGTTTACATAGCTCTAGGCTGACAGCATTGCTAAGTGTGGGAAGATGAGATGCAAGCATTTGTGCACCATCCAACATCCCTGGTTCAGGATATCAGTTTGGAACTTCCTACAAGCAGTGATGACCAACCTTGCCAAATCACAGGGTGGATCTATGATGAGGGTCTACACAGGATTAGAATGAGACTTAATCCTTTTAAATAAAGTGATCTAAGGAGGTTTCCAGAAGTAAAAAATAGGAAGTTACTCCCTTTACCACCTAGACCTCTGCTTGTGCAGAAGCCTATTTATAATAATATTCCATCATGTAATGACAGTTTTCAAAGGATCAGTAAGATGGGTTAAACACCTCTTTGGGGTTTAGGGGAGAAACATTTCTAGGCTGACAGCAACCTCCTCCAACCGGTCCCTAAGAAGAAATCCCACCACTTCTGTTCCTACTACAGGGTTTTATCCAGGCCTTTACCCAGGGAAGCAGACAAGTGGGTTTCATTGTCAGGAGCACTTCATTAACCTGCCAGTTAAGAACTACTATTAGGACTTGTCACCAAGATTACCAAAAGCGACTAGTGATTATAGTTGCCTCTATTTTCTAAGGGGGAGGGGCTGATTTTCGGAAAGAACTGTGGTGCTGTGTGGCCACTCTCTGATCAAGCCGAGCAATGCTGGGCACCGTGAAATTAAGGCACACAAAAAATTACTAGGTTTTGGAACTCTTGACCCATATGACCTTCTGACCTTTTAGAGCAGAGCCTGGAGACCAGGCTGGCCACTTGCCCATTATAAGGTTGCTGTCCTGGGCAGCTGGAAATATTGATTCTTTTGTGCTTTGGACTATTTAAGTTTCACATTGTACTTGATGTCATTAATGGCCATGAAGAAGCATAGAGTAGGAAACAAGAAGACTTAGAGTGAGTGGCTTTCTTTGGTTTGTTCTGCTAGAAAATAAACTCAGATGTGTACAGCAATGAAGGGTGAATCCTGGACATGACTGTAGCTACACATTAAGAATCAAATTTTGCCACCCTGACTCAAATTGAGTTGTATTCTGGACTACACAtggagtaagatactactcaatgtgagtcaaggtggcaaaatctggtgttaaataaaatgaaaacagcTACATTCTTTTTTGCTATAAATGTCTCAGTTTTTCCCCATCTTCTGTTAAAAATACTGGATGAGGTTCCCCAGCAGGTGTAGGTCAGGGTGGTTTCATTGAAGAAAATGGAGCTATGCTGTTTTACATcagttgaaaatctggcccattataTTTTTGAAGAGGACACCTTCAGAACACTTTAAGATGaagaatacattttaatataaaaatgattTAGTCAGGACTTTTGCAATTCCTTTGTAATCTTGATCTTGCTGGATTTCTAGGTAGAAGTTCTCACTTACCGAAGATGATATGCAGTTGTAACCCTGGTTACAGTGGCACTAGACGCTCTTGCATGTTCTGTTGCATCTCCTGGTCTCTTTTTTTCTGGATTTGGAGGACAGGGTAGAATAATACTGACTGACTTGTTAAATGGCTGGGATGAAGGATGCTGGATATGAACCAATGGGCTAGTAGACACTACTGAATGGTACTTGTCATATTTTGCCTTTAATATGGAAAGCAGTGATGGCTCAATTGTCTGGACCTATGTATAGCAAGtaacaaaataattaatttacaagtaataaaacaaaattgcttttaaaaaaatcattttagttTAACTTCAGGAACTGGAGGAGAGTTGCATTTCACAAAATCTCTTGACATTTTTTAATTGAGAccatatagattttttttctttaactctgTTGAAGAGCTCTAAGGTTCttcctttctctatcattttaCCATATGCACAACCAAGTGCTTTGCAACAGAGTCATCAGAACCTTCTGccattgttaattaaataatttGGACTACTGTTACTGTGTGTGATTGTCTTAAAaggtatcaagtatcagggggtagcagtgttagtctgtatccacaaaaacaatgaagagtccagtggtaccttaaagactaacagatttatttgggcataagcttttgtgggtaaaaaactcacttcttcagatggaaGGTAGAATTTATACATTACCTTTTTGTCTGAATtcttatattaatttttttatgaTTCTTTTTATACACATTCTATTTGCCAAGAATTTTAAAGTCATGCCACTTCTCTGATTTAACATGTTAATGTTTTCATGTACATATTACAGCTAGGCCAAATCTTGAGGTTCTTAGATTAAACTCTCACTGACTACATTGGGAATTTTGCTTGAGAAAGGATGGAGGTGAGGACAAGAGTATTCATATCATTATTATTAAAAGTAATTATTTACACATTTTTGCAAACATAGGGTCAGATTTTCTGGATGCACCAGATCAGAGAAGCTATAAGGTAGCCAGTTTTATCTCCCAGATTCTCTGTCCCTAGCACAACAGCCCTTCAGTTCTCTAACTTTGGACCAGCTAGTTATAATCCCCTAGGAGCAATACACTATCTAGGAATAGCTGAAGCATATCATAGTCCAGTCATTCCTGACCTCCCTACTCTAGGAACACCATCTGTGCTTGTGACTCCAAGGAGGAAGGAATAGGAACAGGTTTTATTGGCTCTATGCCtgctggggacacccacacaatGAGGTATTCCCAGCATAGGACTTATAGCAGTGGTGCCCCAACTTTTTCTGTCATGCCCCCTCTTACCtgtaatggaatctgtctgcaACCCCCCCTATTATTGCACAGCAGGGGGCAgaattggggatgggggagtagCTGGGGCTAAAGGCAGAGCTGGCTTTGGGGCAGAGAGcaaatgagggcagagctgggctgggggcagagcatgtTGTGGAGTGGAGCTGTGGTTGGGGTTGGAGCTGAGCTAGGgatggagtggagctggggacagagctgggccgggggcagagcaggagatggAGTGGAGCTtcggctgggagcagagcagggggcggagtgGCCGGGCCTGGAGCTGGGCTCGGGGTGGAATGGAGCTGGACAGTGGGAAGAGCAAGGGGTGAAGTggagcagagggcagagtggAACTGCTGAGTGTGGTGCAGAGGGCAGAGTGGAACTGCGGCtgggatcagagctgggctggggtcagaACAGGGGTCATAGTGGAGCTGCATCTGGGGGCAGAGCTGTACTGGAGCAGTGTGGAGCTGCAGGTGGGGTCGGAGCTGGTCCGGGGGCAGAGCAGAACGAGGCGGCTTTCAACCTGCCACCCAAGAGCTGGTCAGAGCTCCACCATATGtcccccccaaacattcctctgtgccccctagGGGAGCACGCCCCACAGTTTGAGGACCACTGACTTATAGGGAGATGACTCTTTTTCACTTCCGGACTAGCTCAAAGGGAATGTATCTGAGCAGAGAAAATTTGCCTACAAAATACACCACTGCTTGACCCAAAGACTTCATGCACTGTGTAGATtttttaattataataattattattattgttggaaCAATCTTGTTTCCCAGAACATAGCAAGCATATAAATAGCTACTGCTTCATTTATATCGGCAGATGATATGTTTACTATGACACTAAATGGTTTTAACAAATGTTATCTGTGTTTTTGCCACCACTCAAAAATGAAGTGACTGACCTCTTTCAAATATATATTGGACACTTTCATATAAAGCAGCAAGAAAGTCTGCATGATTATGCTAATGAAGTTATTATTCCTCAAGGGTTCTACTCTGTAGCAAGGCTAATCATGAAAGTGAGCAATTTATTGTAAGTGGCCTTCTTAATCGTCCCAAAATGTGAAGTAAAAATTAACAATGTATTTCTGTTCTTACTCCATGCTTAAAATGAAAGGATCCATTTCACATAGTTTTGACTTCCTTGTTCATAGTGGTGAAACATCTACATGTAAAGCTGAAGTAGGCAGGCTTTTTCCAGGGGAAGTTTACAAGAATTGTAGTGGGTTGGAATCCACCTCTCCCTCATAGGCAGATGTCAGACAAGCGTCATGTGTCTGTCTGACTCTTATCCCTGCCCCTGAGCTGGATTATGGACAGTAACCCACATATCGCCTTGTGCACTGGATCCATATAGTTGTGGATGTCCTGTCAAAACTTCCCTATCCTCCTTTCAAGTTGGCCTGTTTGGAGTTGACATGAAACCCAGGACTGTTATGCATAAAGGTTGCAGAGTCCCCTGAATGTCCACTCCATAGCCACTCAGCTGTCTATGGAGTAGAACCACAGTAATAACACTGATTGGAGGCCTTCATCATTATGATAGGTTTCTCTTTGGAACTACTCATGTGACATGGACATGATGCGAAATAAAATATGAATATTTCACACTTACCTTTAACTGCATGGTCACTGGAGAACTGAACGTTTCTGGAGGGTAGTAGAAAGAGATTCTAGAATCCATGCTTAGCTTTTGTGAGAGCCCTTTCTTTGGAATGAtgaatgtttctttttttaagcatGACACCACAGAAAAAATACCAAGCTGGCAAATTTTCACTTCTGCAAAGGCCCCCTTTGTGGGAGAAAAAGGATGCTACAATTGTTAGTAGATTATCATTTCCGGTGGATGAAATAACTATATTCCGAGAAGTAAAATGAAAATAACTTAAATGTTATTACCATTTTGACAGCCTGGTTCCCTACTGTGTTACTCTGGTAACTTTCAATAGTGAATAAGGCTCAGCGTCATTAACAAGGTTGCCATCCTATGTTTAGTAAGTGGGAGGGTGAGTGTATGAAGATATAATTGTTACTCTTCTTTaggttaaatgcaaagtaatctcTCCTTTGTTTCATTTACCAAAGAATTGTCAACTTCAAACAAATgctcacatttaaaacaaaacaaaactgtagaCTCATCTGTATTCTGGGGCAAAGTACTTCTCCAATTAATGTTTCTGAAGAGATGTTAATTGGTGAGTTTTGTATCCAATCAACCATGGGGAatcttggagagagagatacaaTTTAGTCTAGAAAAAGATCCACACTGAACCAAATTATGCTCTGAGCCAcctgagggaggaggggaagacaggGAGCTTTAGGTCACCTTTATGCCTCCCTATATTGGGGGTTGTTCTGGGGAAGTGAATTAGCACCTGAATTTTGAGGCACCTAAAAGTAGTGGTCACCTTAGAAAATGTGGGTCTTTGTGTTTAGGTAACCTTGGCAATATATGAAATTCATGATGGAAAGCATGGCTTATTAATCACTGCTTTAATTGCAAAATTTAATTCAACCTTAACTGTTCAACCACAATAGATCCTTTCATAATACTCAAATAAGAATTCACCAACCTTCTGGTTTCCCTGGCACCCATCAAAGGAAATGGGAGTTAAGTAACTTGATTGAAAGTTCATATCAGTCACCTTCACCATGATGTCTCGATAATTTCCTCTGTAGCGTGCAGTGAATGGGATTGCAATGTTGATAGGAAAGGGAATTAGTTTTCCATGGTCTAAGCATGCAACACTGATAACATTGCTGACCAGCTCCTCAGAATCTTCCACCACCAAGGAACTCATGTCATTGATGATCCTGCATACTAAATTTTCTAGAGTGATGGAAGGTGCTGTAATATAACAGGCAACTTCAGGTTCAATCTTACCACTCACTTCTGCTAGAAATCTGCAGAAAAATACACAGTATTATTCTTtgggcttttctttttttgacCTATATTATGTAAGAAAAAAGCAATTAATGTATGCATTTCATATATTTACATAATAAATACATCCAAATCATTCACCTATCTTTTCATTTTTTATAAAACACAGGGAACTCATCAGTAATATCTTGCATTAACTAACAAGTGCATAGGAGCTAGAAAAATATAAGTGACATTGATTAAAAGTTTGTTACAAATTATTGGAAAGCTGCCTAAttttgggacctgatccaaagctcattgacaTCAATCAATGAAATTTTTCTACTgatttcaataagttttgaatcTGACCCTTTATGTGCTCAAGATTTCAGGAAGCTACATTAAAATCTTCAATGCAGGGTTACATTTTTATTAAGTGTCCATACTAAAGGGTGAACTGCCCTTTATGCATGGCCAATGGCTGGAGTGTATGCAGAGGTGTGTTTACAAATAGTCAACTTTTGCATACTTACTCTTTGTTCATCCAGGGACTTGATCTTTCCACTTTTTCTGAATCATTTGTTGAAAGATTCATGGCAGGTGTATTCCATATATTCTCCAACCTTGTAGACTCAATTGTATTTTTTCTGTTGCTCCCAGTAATCTCATAAATTTCCTCCTTTTTGTTGTCATCTTTTTCTTCTTCACATGAATTCTCTGTTGGTTTGTGATCTTCATAGTCCATCTGAGTTGGGGGTTCTTCACTTACTGCCTGTTCTTGATCAGAAAGATTAATTACAGATCTATCACAGATATCTTTGGACTTTCCAGATACAATTATATCATCTCCATTGCTCCCGGGAACTTCTTGAAAAGCTCTGTTTGGGCATTTcttattataagaccctgttccATGACTTTCCTCCTTTCTGTTGTAATCTTTTTGCTCTGTATGTGAACTCTGTAGTAGCTTGTGATCTTCATTTTCCATTAGCTTTGGGAGGTCTCTGCTTACTGCCTGTTCTTGATCAGGATTTTTTTCACTTAATGATATAGCAGTTTCTTTTTCCACTGTTTTGTTTTCACTTGGCTGGACTTGGTGAATGTTTGGACTTTTCCTTTCATTCATGGGAGAAGTTACCTGGAGTGGCTGACTTACACCAGCAGATACTTTCCCAGAATGTGTCTCTTCTTcttcacacacaactatttcattGAAAACATCTTGAACAATTTGGGATTGAGATTTATCATCATGTCTGCATCTAATATCATAAAATTTGTTTTTTGCCTCTTGAAGATGTGTAACTGTATCCAGAAAGAGTTCATTTATTTTTTGAAGACAACTCACAAGAGTGATGATCTCTagaaaaaatgtaattaattgAATGTCACTGTGAAATATTAGTGATAGTGTGCAAAAAAAGTCAATACATACACAAGAGATACAACATGGTGAAGTAATacattttactggaccaacttctgttggtgagagagacaagcttctgagtcccacagagatcttcttcaggtctgagaaaggtactCTGAGACcttaaaaagagctctgtgtgcctcaaaagcttctctctctcaccaacagaagttagtccaataaaagatattacctcacccaccttgtctctctagtatcctgggaccgatattctttcaccttaagaataaatgtgcttgcttatagaGAGCTGTATGGTAACTTGTAACTGAGGGTGATTATGCTGTTCATAACCTCTAGAGAAAATAAAGCATGGGTGCTGCTCTGTTTAGGCAGTCtagcttgctgggaatatcacagtgtTGGCAAGGAactttacagcttggaaaagCCCCTGtcaagagggagagagatgtgtgTCTCTACCCAAGAGAGGTGTGACAGCTGAGAAGCTAAAAAGCTTATCACACCAGCTCAAGTCTCGAGTTCTGgcaggtgtcagtccttcaaaactcATAACTGGGTCTTCCTTGTGATTAGAAGTTCAGAACTTTCTCAGATTCAGAATCCGAACAACCATGAatagttcagtctttcctttGCACAACTTGGGCCTTTCTGGCTTCATGTAtaaggtgatcagcagacaatggcCCACTCCTCAGGGCATAGTTTCAAAAGGGTGGGTTtgatttgttgggtttttttggcataACTGGAGGTGGGGGATTTACATTCTACTCCCATTAGGTATTCCCCAGTTAAACCTTGGGCCTTAGATCTTGGCCTCATATACAAGACAATCAATAGACAATGGCCCactcctcagggcatagcttcaaagaGCTGGGTATTTTTTAATAACCAGAAGTgaggaatttgcattcacctcccaTTAGGAATTCACCAGGAAAACCACTTAACACTTTTTGTTCCAAAAGTACATTCTCCGGCACATTGTTCAATACAGTCTTTTGAACCCCCGGGTTTCACATGTGTCACAATTCCATCCCTCGAGatacaatcccagcccacaataatacataaaccatGAATGTAacacaatggactccaaagatacataaacttaattcagtaaggccTCCCAAGCACACCAcgggaaattgccatatctgtcacaatgTGACCTTATAAGAAAAAtggattattttattttcctgattTGTCTTGTCTTATGCCCTTTCCTGAAAATACTTGCAAAGAAAAATGTTCAAGGATTGTAGACGTATTACTTTTATAGCAACCCTCAAGCCTTTTGCTGTCAACTCTGTAGCAAATGGAGAGTTTTGGAACTGTCTCTCTTCAT from Mauremys mutica isolate MM-2020 ecotype Southern chromosome 5, ASM2049712v1, whole genome shotgun sequence includes these protein-coding regions:
- the DTHD1 gene encoding death domain-containing protein 1, with amino-acid sequence MEVAECKVTPGTVKPSQVLEQIWHLNLMIRESLLKSDLQDNEATAEYVPRLIFLMQQLSSSLSQQLQHNTEILQDTCQLLNTLQNKHKQLVSRQEIITLVSCLQKINELFLDTVTHLQEAKNKFYDIRCRHDDKSQSQIVQDVFNEIVVCEEEETHSGKVSAGVSQPLQVTSPMNERKSPNIHQVQPSENKTVEKETAISLSEKNPDQEQAVSRDLPKLMENEDHKLLQSSHTEQKDYNRKEESHGTGSYNKKCPNRAFQEVPGSNGDDIIVSGKSKDICDRSVINLSDQEQAVSEEPPTQMDYEDHKPTENSCEEEKDDNKKEEIYEITGSNRKNTIESTRLENIWNTPAMNLSTNDSEKVERSSPWMNKEFLAEVSGKIEPEVACYITAPSITLENLVCRIINDMSSLVVEDSEELVSNVISVACLDHGKLIPFPINIAIPFTARYRGNYRDIMVKVTDMNFQSSYLTPISFDGCQGNQKGAFAEVKICQLGIFSVVSCLKKETFIIPKKGLSQKLSMDSRISFYYPPETFSSPVTMQLKVQTIEPSLLSILKAKYDKYHSVVSTSPLVHIQHPSSQPFNKSVSIILPCPPNPEKKRPGDATEHARASSATVTRVTTAYHLRAMSASVRKHGENLGESLKVLGYRSKEEEWVVLDDVIVRNARNGLVSFEVDEYLESFIVIRLSFAMDNTHLVLFIQALEEAIRSTMANVVLYRKKENPHRIVVLLVLSKELNWELQSLREEGYFGPPEPTQQFQLREGEQIHFRFTGNIFASDDGKNFGKVYRLIFHSQRKPRLELQLKEVDEFGNYSSPHYKGTAVFYKMTRETIAKNWDQPLLPADYQDQSPLCKLALTLPKHEKLINRPQSTKRIATDSSEALWDNLLYWLAEELSEDNTSLLSLHLPIRRSTLQLVRLKCPDNLTHQIYELFCFWKKNLPRSADKQRLLSRYLRKSGRSDLSEELRFKWENKAFTWQKHWFDMDN